AGAAGTTCTGGTTCACTGTCTCGCGCCAGAACGTTCTGGCGGCCGTCTCGCCGGCCGTGCCACCCGGGAATTCGCTGGGGAGTTCCTGTTCGCCCCGGCATTGCCACACAGGCAATGCGATGTCGGAGCGCACGATCGGGTTGGCGTAGCTCGCCGCCGACAGGTGCCCGGAGTAGCAGGGTGCGATCGCGGCGAAGAGTTGGGGATATTGAACCGCGATGCGGTTCGTCAGCGCGGTGCCCTGCGACGAGCCGTTCAGGAAGACGCGGCCTTCGTCGATCTGGTACGTCCGCTTCATCTCATCCAGCAGGTCGAGGAAGAACTGGACGTCGGTGTTGTTCGCGTCGATGGAGGTCGTCCAGGTCGCCTGCAGGCCGTGGGGGTACACGACGATGAAGCCCTCGTCGCGCGCGACGTCGTGCCATTCGGATATCTGTGCCTGGAAACGGGCAGAGCCGTTGCGGCCATGGAAGGAGAAGAGAAGGGGCAGCTTCTTGCCTTCTGCGACCAGTTGCTGGTACTGCGGCGGAACATAGGTCAACCATCGCCGTGGCTCGCCCGGACGCAACGCTTTGTTGGTCTCCGCGAGTCCCATGTCCGCGATGCTCTTCTCCGCATGCAAGGTCCCGTTGTAGGACTTGTTGTCCGGAAAGCGCACGACCTTCCCGAACATTTCATCCCACACCAGCCTCGATAGCTCGGTCGACTCGGCGGGGCGATCGAGTCGTGAGACTTTCACCTGCTGGACGGGGTTCTCTTTCACGAAATCGGTCACCGTCGGCAGGGTTCCCGCGGCCGCTTGGGCCTGCGCATTCGTGCCATTCGCCTGCCGCCAGAAGTCCGTCTGCTTCGTGAAGGCGTCCGGCCCGCACTGGAATTGCCAGACGGCCATGGCCGTCTTGGGAAGGCTTTCCGCCGGGAGATTCAGGGTGGCAGGTTCGGCGGCTGCACCGAACGCGGCGACGCCGGTGGCCATGACGCCGAGTTCTCGCATGGCAAGTTCCTGCGCCATGGACCCGCCAGCGCCGGCGCCCGTCAGGAACGTGGACATCGTCGATGGAAGGCCGTAGCGGGTGCGAACCGCCGCTGCGGCGGCCACGACGAACGCATGATCGTCGGACCGCGCCGCGTCCCTGCCGGTATTCCAGCCACCGGACTTGGCCACCGGAAAGATGGCGACGAAGCCTTTCTCCTGCGCAAGCGTTGGCCAGCCGGTCAGTCGTGCATTGTCCTCGGCCGACTGGCCCGCGCGGTGCAACGAGATGACGACTTCCACACCGCGAGCATCCCTCTCGCGAAGGGCGGCCACGTCGCTCGGCGCGTACTCGTAGTACTGGCGGTCCTCGCCATTGACCTTGATGGTCTGAAGCACCAGCGGAACGGCCGCCGCCGAGGGCGCGGCAGCCGCATTGGGTAGCGCCGCGCACTCGGCGGTTACCGTCGCAGGCGCTTCGGTCGCCGGCGGGGGAGGTGGGGCGGCATCGCTCGAGCCACCACCTCCACAGCCGGCAAGCACGGCCGATGCGACGGCCAGCATCGTCAATGTCTTCATGGACGTCTCCTTTTGGTTATCGTTAACAAATTGGGATTGTTAGCGCAACCAGGATCACGATTTCTGAGGGCAAACCCGGCAAGATATGGAATTCCCAGGGAGAACGTGGGAGCTGCGTGAAGTGCGAGTCCATTCCCGGGGTTCTGGGGTAAACCCGAAATCGCATTTGAGTGTTAACGATAACAATCGAGGCTTTGCACCCGTCCCGCGTCCACGACATCAGATCGCGCAGGCCTTCGTTCAACTAGTCGCTGACATCTCATGAACCCGCAAGAACTCAAATCCATCATGGGCTCCGGCCTGCTGTCGTTCCCGCTGACCGACTTCGACGCGAACGGCGACTTCAACAAGGCGAGCTACGAGAAGCGCCTCGAATGGCTGGCGCCCTACGGCGCGAGCGCCCTGTTCGCTGCGGGCGGCACCGGCGAATTCTTCTCGCTGACCGGCGCGGAATACCCCGGCATCATCAAGACCGCGGTCGACACCTGCCGCGGCGTGGTGCCGATCATCGCGGGCGCCGGCGGCCCGACCCGCTTCGCCATCGAGTGCGCCCAGGCGGCCGAGAAGGCCGGCGCGCACGGCATCCTGCTGCTGCCGCACTACCTGACCGAAGCCGGCCAGGAAGGCCTGGCGGCGCACGTCGAGGCCGTGTGCAAGAGCGTGGACTTCGGCGTGATCATCTACAACCGCGGCTCGACCCGCTTCAAGCCCGAGACGCTGGCCAAGCTGGCCGAACGCAACCCGAACCTCGTGGGCTTCAAGGACGGCATCGGCGACATCGAGACCATGGTCGCGATCTACCAGCGTATGGGCGAGCGCTTCGCCTACCTGGGCGGCCTGCCCACGGCGGAGGTCTATGCCGCCGCCTACAAGGCGATGGGCACGCCGGTGTACTCGTCGGCCGTCTTCAACTTCATCCCGAAGACCGCGATGCAGTTCTACGAAGCCGTGCGCGACGACGACATGGCCACGCAGCACCGCCTGCTCAAGGACTTCTTCATGCCCTACCTCGAGCTGCGCAACCGCATGCAGGGTTACGCGGTGAGCATCGTGAAGGCCGGCGCCAAGATCGTCGGCCACGACGCGGGCCCGGTGCGCCCGCCGCTGACGGACCTCAAGCCCGACGAGATGGACATCCTCAAGGCATTGATCGACAAGCTCGGTCCCCAGTAACCCTCTTCATCCCAACCAGGAGACACCATGAAAAAAATGCTGATGGCCCTGTCGTGTGCGCTCTCGCTGAGCGCCATGGCCCAGACGACCGCATGGCCCGAGAGGTCGGTGACCATCGTCGTGCCGTTCCCCGCGGGTGGCTCCACCGACATGGTCGCCCGCGCCATCGCGCTACACATGCAGACCAAGCTCGGCCAGCCCTTCGTGGTCGACAACAAGCCGGGCGCGACCGGCACGATCGGTGCAGGCTTCGTGAAGCGGGCGGCACCCGACGGCTACACGCTGCTCGTGTCGTCGCTGGGCGCGTTCGTCGTCACGCCGCATCTGCAGAAGAACGTGCCGTACGACGCCACCAAGGACTTCGACTACATCAGCGTGCCGGTGCAGGCGCCCAACGTGCTGGTGGCCAGCCCGAAGCAGAAGGAGCGCACGGTGGCCGAGGTCATCGCGACGCTGAAGGCGAACCCGGGCAAGGTGAGTTTCGCCAGCTCGGGCAACGGCTCGTCGGACCATCTGTCGGCCGAGGTGTTCTGGCAACAGAGCGGCACCGAAGGGCTGCACATCCCGTACAAGGGCGGCGCGCCGGCCATCAACGACCTGCTGGGCGGCCAGGTCGACTTCTCGTTCCAGAACGTGAATGCGGTGCTGCCGCACATCAAGGCCGGCAAGCTGCATGCCATTGCCGTGACGGGCGACAAGCGTTCCCCCGTGCTGCCCGACGTCCCCACGCTGGCCGAGGCGGGCGTGAAGGGGGCGGAGGTGTATTCGTGGCAGGGCCTGGCAGCGCCCAAGGGCCTGCCGCCGGCCGTGAAGGAGAAGCTGAGTGCAGCGGCGATCGCGGCCATCAACGACCCCGAGGTGAAGAAGCGAATGGTGGAGCAGGGCCTGGAGATCGTGGCCAGCACGCCGGCCGAGTTCACCGCCTTCCAGGCACGGGAATGGGCACGCTGGAAGACCCTGATCGACACCCGGAAGATCACTGCAGATTGACAGCCCAGGGCCGTGCAGCGGCCCCTTCCTCTTCTTCGAAGCCATGACGACATCCTCTCCTTCCTCTTCTTCCTCTTTTTCGCTGTCACCCACTCCCGTCGTCACCGAACTGCGCGTGGTCCCGGTGGCGGGCCACGACGGCATGCTGATGAACCTGAGCGGCGCGCACGGGCCGTTCTTCACGCGCAACCTGCTGATCCTCAAGGACAGCGCCGGCCACACCGGCGTGGGCGAGGTGCCCGGCGGCGAGAAGATCCGCCAGACGCTGGAAGACGCGCGTGGCCTGATCGTCGGTCAGCCCATCGGCCGGCACAACGCGGTGCTCAACGCCATGCGCGCCCAGTTCGCCGACCGCGACAGCGGTGGCCGCGGCACGCAGACCTTCGACCTGCGCATCGCCATCCACGCGGTCACGGCCGCCGAGGCCGCGCTGCTCGACCTGCTGGGCCAGCACCTGAACGTGCCGGTCGCCGCACTGCTCGGCGAAGGCCAGCAGCGCGATGCGGTGCAGATGCTCGGCTACCTGTTCTACGTCGGCGACCGCACCAAGACCGACCTGCCGTACCGCAGCGAGCCCGAGGCGGACAACGACTGGTTCCGCCTGCGTCACGAAGAAGCCATGACGCCCGAGGCCATCGTGCGCCTGGCCGAGGCCAGCCATGCGCGCTACGGCTTCACCGACTTCAAGCTCAAGGGCGGCGTGCTGCGCGGCGAGGAGGAGGTCGA
The sequence above is drawn from the Variovorax sp. J2L1-78 genome and encodes:
- a CDS encoding PHB depolymerase family esterase, yielding MKTLTMLAVASAVLAGCGGGGSSDAAPPPPPATEAPATVTAECAALPNAAAAPSAAAVPLVLQTIKVNGEDRQYYEYAPSDVAALRERDARGVEVVISLHRAGQSAEDNARLTGWPTLAQEKGFVAIFPVAKSGGWNTGRDAARSDDHAFVVAAAAAVRTRYGLPSTMSTFLTGAGAGGSMAQELAMRELGVMATGVAAFGAAAEPATLNLPAESLPKTAMAVWQFQCGPDAFTKQTDFWRQANGTNAQAQAAAGTLPTVTDFVKENPVQQVKVSRLDRPAESTELSRLVWDEMFGKVVRFPDNKSYNGTLHAEKSIADMGLAETNKALRPGEPRRWLTYVPPQYQQLVAEGKKLPLLFSFHGRNGSARFQAQISEWHDVARDEGFIVVYPHGLQATWTTSIDANNTDVQFFLDLLDEMKRTYQIDEGRVFLNGSSQGTALTNRIAVQYPQLFAAIAPCYSGHLSAASYANPIVRSDIALPVWQCRGEQELPSEFPGGTAGETAARTFWRETVNQNFSSPSIAIDGRRTTEIWNSGRAEYRWQITSDIGHAWHPGQARKMWDEMLKRYRRNPDGSLQRL
- the kdgD gene encoding 5-dehydro-4-deoxyglucarate dehydratase, coding for MNPQELKSIMGSGLLSFPLTDFDANGDFNKASYEKRLEWLAPYGASALFAAGGTGEFFSLTGAEYPGIIKTAVDTCRGVVPIIAGAGGPTRFAIECAQAAEKAGAHGILLLPHYLTEAGQEGLAAHVEAVCKSVDFGVIIYNRGSTRFKPETLAKLAERNPNLVGFKDGIGDIETMVAIYQRMGERFAYLGGLPTAEVYAAAYKAMGTPVYSSAVFNFIPKTAMQFYEAVRDDDMATQHRLLKDFFMPYLELRNRMQGYAVSIVKAGAKIVGHDAGPVRPPLTDLKPDEMDILKALIDKLGPQ
- a CDS encoding Bug family tripartite tricarboxylate transporter substrate binding protein — protein: MKKMLMALSCALSLSAMAQTTAWPERSVTIVVPFPAGGSTDMVARAIALHMQTKLGQPFVVDNKPGATGTIGAGFVKRAAPDGYTLLVSSLGAFVVTPHLQKNVPYDATKDFDYISVPVQAPNVLVASPKQKERTVAEVIATLKANPGKVSFASSGNGSSDHLSAEVFWQQSGTEGLHIPYKGGAPAINDLLGGQVDFSFQNVNAVLPHIKAGKLHAIAVTGDKRSPVLPDVPTLAEAGVKGAEVYSWQGLAAPKGLPPAVKEKLSAAAIAAINDPEVKKRMVEQGLEIVASTPAEFTAFQAREWARWKTLIDTRKITAD
- the gudD gene encoding glucarate dehydratase, yielding MTTSSPSSSSSFSLSPTPVVTELRVVPVAGHDGMLMNLSGAHGPFFTRNLLILKDSAGHTGVGEVPGGEKIRQTLEDARGLIVGQPIGRHNAVLNAMRAQFADRDSGGRGTQTFDLRIAIHAVTAAEAALLDLLGQHLNVPVAALLGEGQQRDAVQMLGYLFYVGDRTKTDLPYRSEPEADNDWFRLRHEEAMTPEAIVRLAEASHARYGFTDFKLKGGVLRGEEEVEAIRALHERFPEARVTLDPNGGWLLKDAIRLTRDLHGVMAYAEDPCGAEGVFSGREVMAEFRRATGLPTATNMVATDWREMVHSLSLQSVDIPLADPHFWTMAGSVRVAQLCQAWGLTWGSHSNNHFDVSLAMFTHVAAAAPGKVTAIDTHWIWQDGQRLTKEPLQIEGGYVQVPQKGGLGVELDMDEVEKAHQLYLQHGLGARDDAQAMQYLIPGWQFDNKRPCMVR